Proteins encoded together in one Quercus lobata isolate SW786 chromosome 3, ValleyOak3.0 Primary Assembly, whole genome shotgun sequence window:
- the LOC115980093 gene encoding uncharacterized protein LOC115980093 isoform X1 has product MLKTSHPRIWWDFCGDRLPILQKYAIRILSQPGSSTLSKGYWNASELAQTKKTNMLTSEMLDNMVNVRLNSMMMEKFNTGESRNLEPIDLYKPYELPEYVDHEQFLVDDALSRVVEKGIDD; this is encoded by the exons ATGTTGAAAACATCTCATCCTA GAATATGGTGGGATTTCTGCGGAGATCGTCTTCCTATCTTACAAAAGTATGCCATTCGAATTTTGAGTCAACCAGGTAGTTCTACCTTGTCCAAGGGTTATTGGAATGCATCTGAGCTAGCACAAACAAAGAAGACAAACATGTTGACATCTGAGATGTTGGATAATATGGTGAATGTAAGATTGAACTCAATGATGATGGAGAAATTCAACACAGGTGAATCTCGAAACTTGGAGCCAATTGATCTTTACAAACCATATGAGCTTCCTGAATATGTTGATCATGAACAATTTTTGGTGGATGATGCATTAAGCAGAGTAGTAGAAAAGGGTATTGATGACTGA
- the LOC115980093 gene encoding uncharacterized protein LOC115980093 isoform X2, with protein MLKTSHPRIWWDFCGDRLPILQKYAIRILSQPGSSTLSKGYWNASELAQTKKTNMLTSEMLDNMVNVRLNSMMMEKFNTGKEEFMAEIFLCCRGGC; from the exons ATGTTGAAAACATCTCATCCTA GAATATGGTGGGATTTCTGCGGAGATCGTCTTCCTATCTTACAAAAGTATGCCATTCGAATTTTGAGTCAACCAGGTAGTTCTACCTTGTCCAAGGGTTATTGGAATGCATCTGAGCTAGCACAAACAAAGAAGACAAACATGTTGACATCTGAGATGTTGGATAATATGGTGAATGTAAGATTGAACTCAATGATGATGGAGAAATTCAACACAG GTAAGGAAGAATTTATGGCTGAAATTTTCCTGTGTTGTCGTGGAGGGTGCTAG
- the LOC115980567 gene encoding uncharacterized protein LOC115980567, producing the protein MVRKKDRFWSYVEDLDGHFKCNFCQHNFAGGASRIKYHLAGVKGNNVDICTSVPEDVQKEAYLAVGGTNKKLKSASSSSNAKESKNTLCSISKDMCHATNSEMCGKKDKNAVDKLLAQLVTVNNISFDVVQTTSFIRFVQGVAEYGPDYKLPSYLTFQRKLIPDLKVEVEEYIRNVKKSWLVSGCTLMSNIWSDVEHRAFINIIAYSPSGVIFLKSLEVSRDKITTLYIKDIISSVIEEIGSDNVVQLITDNTTNFESAGDMLISKYPWLYKTQCAAYSIRLLLKEICKEVDWVQKIIIDAKSIVSYMYKDGIILSLMREYTNHKELKHPCKRRFSSNFLMLRSILNVQDELQLLLVSSKWKNLNHNEKDIAKVASIIQSAEFWSQVKEVLLVLEPLVRVLRLVDNDLSTAGYFYEAMEMAKETMKQQYDSNQDKYMQIWKLFSLRNL; encoded by the exons ATGGTTAGAAAGAAAGATCGATTTTGGAGCTATGTTGAAGACCTAGATGGCCATTTCAAATGTAACTTTTGTCAGCATAATTTTGCTGGGGGTGCTTCTAGGATTAAATATCACTTGGCTGGAGTTAAAGGTAATAATGTAGATATTTGTACAAGTGTGCCTGAAGATGTTCAAAAAGAAGCTTATCTAGCAGTTGGAGGGACTAACAAAAAACTGAAGAGTGCATCAAGTTCTAGCAATGCTAAAGAGAGTAAAAACACATTGTGTTCAATATCGAAAGATATGTGCCACGCTACCAATTCAGAGATGTGTGGTAAAAAAGATAAGAATGCAGTGGACAAATTGCTTGCACAACTTGTTACGGTAAATAACATATCATTTGATGTTGTTCAAACGACATCCTTTATTCGCTTTGTGCAAGGTGTTGCTGAATATGGTCCTGACTATAAGTTACCCTCTTATTTGACTTTCCAAAGGAAGCTAATTCCAGACTTGAAGGTAGAAGTGGAAGAGTATATTAGAAATGTTAAGAAATCATGGTTGGTATCTGGTTGTACACTTATGTCAAACATATGGAGTGATGTAGAGCATAGAGCATTTATCAATATTATTGCATATTCTCCTAGTGGAGTAATATTTTTGAAGTCACTTGAAGTTTCAAGAGATAAAATAACAACACTATATATTAAAGATATCATCTCTTCAGTAATTGAAGAAATTGGGTCAGATAATGTTGTTCAGTTGATCACTGATAATACTACTAATTTTGAGTCTGCTGGAGATATGCTTATTAGCAAGTACCCTTGGTTGTACAAAACTCAATGTGCTGCTTACAGCATTAGATTGCTTTTGAAGGAAATATGCAAGGAAGTTGATTGGGTTCAGAAGATAATTATTGATGCAAAATCAATTGTTTCATACATGTATAAGGATGGTATCATTTTGTCCCTTATGAGAGAGTACACAAACCACAAGGAATTGAAACATCCTTGTAAAAGGAGGTTTTCTTCTAATTTCTTGATGCTTCGATCTATTTTGAATGTTCAAGATGAATTGCAGTTACTTCTTGTATCTTCTAAGTGGAAAAATTTGAATCATAATGAAAAGGACATTGCTAAAGTTGCTAGTATCATTCAAAGTGCAGAATTTTGGAGTCAAGTGAAAGAGGTGTTACTAGTGTTGGAGCCTTTGGTTCGAGTTCTTCGATTAGTTGATAATGATTTGTCAACTGCAGGATACTTTTATGAAGCAATGGAAATGGCAAAAGAAACAATGAAGCAACAGTATGATAGCAATCAAGACAAATATATGCAGATATGGAAGTTATTTAGTT TGAGAAATTTATAG